The following is a genomic window from Chryseobacterium sp. StRB126.
AAACGGAACATTAATGCGTCCGGATCTGATGCAAACTGGCTTAACTGCCCGTTGGCAATATTTAAATCAAACCAAATGGCACTGTTTCCAAATACGGACATCCAGATAAAGTTGAATAATGTTGGAAGTATTAGAACAGCCAGAATAAACTCTTTTATAGTTCTTCCTTTTGAAATTCTCGCAATAAACAATCCTACATAAGGAGACCATGAAATCCACCATGCCCAATACAGAATTGTCCAGTCATAAAACCATGGCAATGCATTTTTCTCATAGACATGGGTATTGAAAGTAAGGTTGAAAAAGTTATTGATATAATTTCCCAGTCCTTCTGTAAAACTTCCAATCAGATATACAGTTGGGCCCATTATTAATACAAAAAGTAAAAGAGCAATCACACTAATAACATTGATGTTACTCAATATTTTCACCCCCTTCCCTACTCCGGAAATGGCAGATATAACAGAAAGAGAAACAAGAGTAACGACAATAATAATCTGATAGGTAAAGCTATTCTCAGGGGTAATATGAAGAATGTTCAGACCAGAACTGATCTGTACCACTCCAAACCCTAAGGTTGTTGTAATGCCGAAGAAAGTACAGCATAAGGCAAAAACATCAATCGCATTTCCCCACTTTCCATTTATTCTATTTTTTAATAAAGGATAAAAGCAGCTTCTTAATGAAAGCGGCAACCTGTAACGGTAAGCAAAATAAGATAAAGACAGCCCTACTACTCCATAAATGGCCCAAGCATGAATTCCCCAGTGGAAAAAGGTATAAAGCTGTGCCTGCTTAGCCCGGCTTACATAATGATTATCTGCAAAAACTTCTGAAGAATAATGCTGCATGGGTTCTGCAACACTGAAATAGATCAATCCAATTCCCATTCCCGCTGCAAAGAGCATAGAAATCCAGGAGAAAAAGGAGTATTCCGGTTTACTGTCATTAGCTCCCAGCTTTATGTTGGCATATTTACTGAATAGCAAGTATACCAGAAAAATAACAAATAAAGTTACAGACCATACATAGACCCAATTTAAATTGATAAATATGAATTGTTTAATTTCATTCAGGATGTTTTCAGTCGGTTTTGGATACACTGCTGATAGAAAACAGGTGCCTATAATAAATATCAAACTCGGAATAGTGACCCCTTTGTTAAAAGTAGATCTAACATTTTGAAAATTCATGTTTTATATTTTCGTTTATAGTATTGACAAGTCTTCCTGGTACGGGATATAGCTGTAAAAAAAGTACTGAGAAAAAAGAAAATATCCAGGTTTTCCGGAATCTCCGGTGCACTTAAGAACTATAGAAAATGCGTTATTGATCTAAAAATCAACGCTAATTGCTTCGCAATATAAGAAAACTTATAGAGAATATGAAAAATATGGGAGACTTTATGATTTTACTCCTCTCCTATTCATGTTCATTTATCAAAAATATTTTGCTTCAAAAAACGGTAAAGTTTCCCATAGATTTCACTACTTACACAGATGATTGAAAACATTCAATATTATGCTTTTACAACACAGGAATTAATTTCCTTATGGATCTTTTTATCCGCAAAAAAATGTGGAAAAGAAACTCTTCCACACTTTTATTTTAAACAGCGTTATTATAATATTTAAAATACTGCCAGTATTTATCTTTAAAAATACTGAATGAGATTTTATATTCAGAATTACTGTCTTTTATGGTTTTAAAAACTTTAGAGATCTCTCTGAAGTCTTTACCTGCAAAATAACTTTCTTTACTATTATCTGCAGTTTCCCTGCCTATATACAAATATCCTTTTTCTTTTAAATCTTCTATGGCTTTATCTTCAATATCACCTAGTTTTTCAAAATCTTCTTTTTCAGGAAGCCCGTCATTATTCTCTCCGTTATAATGAAATTTCAGTACTGAGACCCATGGATAAGAAGCTTTTGCATCATAATTCAGTAAAGGAAGATTCATGCAGGCAATAAGAGGTTTTTCATTGTTTAAAGAAGCTCTGAGAATAGAAAACTTATCTTCAACCTCTTCTCTTATTACACTTTTATATTTTTCTGTAAATTCTCTTTCTCTCCATGAAAGGAAATCTTTCAGCTTTTCAATGGGAACAAGTTCTTTTTTGGCTTGGTCTCTTCCAACTACAGTAAACGTATCAATCTGCGTGGCAAAATTTAATTCTCCTAAAAAATTATCTAAAAAGATACAGATGCCTGTGGTTATTGCATCTTTATTTTCAGCATTTCCATCGTACACAAAAACCAAATCAATCTCATCAGGATACTCTTCCTGTTCATTGGAATAGAAAAAAATGTTATCCTTTGTAAATGGATAATCACCCATTGTGACGTGTACATTCTTAATATCCATTGCAGGTTTTAATGCCGTAAATTTCCAGTGATCGAGTTTAGGAGCTACTTCAATAAGTTCTTCAATAAAAACAATATTTTTGATTTCTCCATCGGCAGTAAGAATCAATTCTGCCGTGGAATCATCGCTCATTCCGGTCAGAAAATAATATCCTTCATTAATCTGGCTGAGCTTAGGAGCTATACTATCAAAAAAATCTTTTTCAATAGCTTCCTGGTCACCCTTTTCAACAATCTTATAGAAATCTTTTTCCTTTGTTAAAAACCACTCCCAAAAACTTTTATAATCCAGTTTTTCTTCCATTGTGATTAAGTCTTATTTTTTAATCTATCTTCTTTCCATCAATATAAACGTGTTCAGCCTGTAAACTTCCCTGATTGTAAAGAACGTCCTGAAAATTATTGGTTTTATACGTCACAAAATCTGCTTTTTTACCTATCTCAAGCTTTCCTCTATCTTCAAGATTAAGAGCATAAGCAGCACGGTAAGTCATTCCAGCTAGTACCTCAGCTGTTGTCAATTTCTGGAAGGTAGCTAAAATTGAAGCCTGGGTAATTAAATTCCCCATAGGTGCCGATCCCGGATTCCAGTCACTTGCAATGGCTACAATGGCTCCTGCATCTAATAGTTTTCTTGCCGGAGTAAATTTTTCGCCTAATCCTAAACTTGCTCCCGGAAGTGCTGTAGCAACAGTATCAGATTGAGCAAGGAAGTCTATATCTTCATCAATGGTTGCTTCCAAGTGGTCTGCTGATTGAGCCCCCACTTCTACAGCAATTCTTGAACTTCCTGGCGTAAACTGGTCTGCATGAACAGTTATTTCAAAACCTAAATCTTTAGTTTTAAGTAAAAATTCTTTACTTTCTTCTGGCTGGAAAGCTGATTTCTCAATAAAGATATCCACACGCTTTGCCAGGTTCTCTTCTTTTACTTTGGGAAGAATTTCGGTAAGGATATAGTTTAGATATTCCTGATTACTGCCTTCAAAATCTCTTGGTTTTAAGTGAGCAGAAAGACACGTAGGAACTAAAGTAGCTTTTGTTGATTCCTGAGCCTTTTTGATGATACGAAGCATCTTCAATTCGCTTTCCACATCTAATCCATACCCACTTTTTACTTCAATGGTTGTAATTCCCAGATCAACTAGAAACTTAATTCTTTCCAGCAATGTTTTCAATAATTCTTCCTTCGAAGCATTTCTTGTATGCTGTACGGAACTCCAGATTCCACCACCACTTTCAGCAATCTCCAGATAAGTTTTTCCTGCATTACGCATCGCAAAATCATTGGCACGGTTTCCTCCAAAGCAAATGTGGGTATGTGAATCTACAAAAGCAGGAAGAACCACCTGTACTCCTTCAATGGTTTCTATTTTTATTGTTGAGTTTTCATTTTTTAAAGTTTCAAAATCACCAATTCTCTTAATGGTATCATTTTCAACAATTATTCCTCCATCTACAATAATTTCTAATTGTTCATCAGTAAGTTTTCCTCTTAATGGAAGATTGGCAAGTGTTACAACCTGCTTAAATGGGCCTATTAATTTCATTTATTTAGGTTAAAGGTTAGAAAGTGAATAATCTCTATCTGCAATTTAAATACAACCAACTGTATGTTCAAAATGAAATCAATCAACTTTTAATTTTCCTCTCAAAAATACTTAAAATATCTCAATTTAGCTCTTAGTCTCACTCTAAACCTCAGCCTTTATCTTAATCTCAGTTTCAAATTCACCTTTTCTCAATCTTCATTTAAATCTTAGCCTAAATTTGCTATCTTTGAAGTAAATGAAATGAATTAATGCCAGATTTTTTACATCCAGATAAGGAAAACTACTCTCGGGAGGAGTTGATGCAGGAAGAACAAATTCGTCCCCAAAGCTTTAAAGATTTTGCGGGACAAAGAAAGACGCTGGAAAATCTTGAGGTTTTTGTTACTGCTGCCAAAAGACGTGGTGGTGCGCTAGATCATGTTCTGTTGCATGGTCCTCCAGGTTTGGGGAAAACAACTTTAGCCAATATTATTGCCAATGAACTTGGGGTAAACTGCAAGATTACTTCCGGTCCTGTATTGGATAAGCCTGGAAGTTTAGCCGGTTTATTAACCAATCTTGAGGAAAATGACGTTCTTTTCATTGATGAGATTCACCGTCTTTCTCCGGTTGTGGAAGAATATCTGTATTCAGCAATGGAGGATTACAAGATTGATATTATGCTGGAAACAGGTCCTAACGCAAGAAGTGTACAAATTGGGCTGAATCCTTTTACGCTAGTGGGGGCAACCACTAGAAGCGGAATGCTGACCAAGCCGATGCTTGCAAGATTCGGTATTCAAAGCAGACTGGAATACTACTCTATTGAACTTTTGTCTGTAATTATTCAGAGAAGTGCAAGAGTTTTAGGCGTAGTGATTTATGAAGATGCTGCCATTGAAATCGCTAGAAGAAGCCGTGGAACCCCAAGAATTGCCAACGCATTACTGAGAAGAGTGCGTGACTTTGCCGAAATTAAAGGGAATGGTGAAATTGAGATCAATATTACAAAATATGCTTTAAACTCTCTCAATGTGGATGAGTTTGGATTGGATGAAATGGATAATAAGATCATGCGTGTCATGATTGAAAACTTTAAGGGAAAACCTGTAGGAATTTCTGCTTTGGCAACATCCATCGGAGAAAATCCGGAAACGCTGGAAGAGGTGTATGAACCGTTTTTGATTCAGGAAGGGTTTATCATCAGGACTCCGAGAGGTAGAGAGGTTACTGATAAAGCTTATCAGCATTTAAGTATTTCAAGACCAAGAAATCCGGGAGAGCTTTTTTAGTATAAAGTTCTGGATGGCTGGTTTAAAGTTTTGCGTTTAAATTTATAAAGAAGAGTTGCTAATTTATGTTTGTTCCTAAATTGTACAGAAGTGAAGATATGGATGTAATGAGAGAAATCATCAAGGAAAATTCCTTTGCATTACTCATTTCTTCTGTTGATAAGATCCGTGCTACGCATTCCATGATGATGTTGAATGAAAGTGATCCGGAAAATCCTTATATTGAAACTCATATTTCCAGAGCTAATCCACAGGCAAAAACCCTGAAAAATGGGGATGAAGTATTGTGTGACTTTTTAGGTGCTCATACTTATATCTCCAGCAGCTGGTATGACCACGTTAATGTTTCTACATGGAACTATGAAGCAGTACAGATCTATGGAAAAGTGGAGTTGATGAACCATAATGAACTGTATAACCATCTGGATACATTAACCTCAAAATATGAAAATTTTCAGCAATGTCCTATGATGGTAAAAGATATGGGACAGGAATTTGTGGAAAAGGAAATGAAGGGGGCTTTTGGGATTAAAGTGATTCCAACGGAAATATTTATCAAACAAAAGCTGTCTCAGAACAGGAAGGAAAATGATTTTAACAATATCATTTCTCATCTGGAACAATCGGATGAAGATGCCCGAAAAATTGCTGAGAAGATGAAATTAATAAAGAAATAAATCAAAATATATATGAAGTTATATCCAATACAATGTGGAAAATTTAAACTGGACGGCGGTGCTATGTTTGGTGTCGTCCCAAAGAGTTTGTGGGAAAAAACCAATCCGGCAGACGAAAAAAACTTAATTGAACTGGGAACCCGTTCCCTGCTTATAGAGGATGGAAAAAAATTAATCCTTGTAGACTGTGGTTTGGGCAATAAACAAGATGATAAATTCTTCGGGCATTATTCGCTTTGGGGAGATGATACTTTAGATAAAAATTTAAAAAAATATGGTTTTGTAAAGGAAGATATCACAGATGTATTCCTTACTCACCTTCACTTTGACCACTGTGGCGGCGCTATTGAATGGAATGATGAAAGAACAGGATACAGACCTGCTTTTAAAAATGCTCAGTTCTGGACGAATGAAAACCACTGGCAATGGGCTACAGAGCCTAACGCGAGAGAAAAAGCAAGCTTCCTGAAGGAAAATATTATGCCTATGCAGGAAAGCGGACAGCTAAACTTTTTACCGCTTCCAACTACCGGAAATTATGGTTTTGCACCGGATTTGAAAATGGATGTCATTTTTGTAGACGGACATACGGAAAAGCAAATGCTTCCGGTCATTCAGTATCAGGAAAAAACGGTTGTT
Proteins encoded in this region:
- the hutI gene encoding imidazolonepropionase; translation: MKLIGPFKQVVTLANLPLRGKLTDEQLEIIVDGGIIVENDTIKRIGDFETLKNENSTIKIETIEGVQVVLPAFVDSHTHICFGGNRANDFAMRNAGKTYLEIAESGGGIWSSVQHTRNASKEELLKTLLERIKFLVDLGITTIEVKSGYGLDVESELKMLRIIKKAQESTKATLVPTCLSAHLKPRDFEGSNQEYLNYILTEILPKVKEENLAKRVDIFIEKSAFQPEESKEFLLKTKDLGFEITVHADQFTPGSSRIAVEVGAQSADHLEATIDEDIDFLAQSDTVATALPGASLGLGEKFTPARKLLDAGAIVAIASDWNPGSAPMGNLITQASILATFQKLTTAEVLAGMTYRAAYALNLEDRGKLEIGKKADFVTYKTNNFQDVLYNQGSLQAEHVYIDGKKID
- a CDS encoding FMN-binding negative transcriptional regulator, translated to MFVPKLYRSEDMDVMREIIKENSFALLISSVDKIRATHSMMMLNESDPENPYIETHISRANPQAKTLKNGDEVLCDFLGAHTYISSSWYDHVNVSTWNYEAVQIYGKVELMNHNELYNHLDTLTSKYENFQQCPMMVKDMGQEFVEKEMKGAFGIKVIPTEIFIKQKLSQNRKENDFNNIISHLEQSDEDARKIAEKMKLIKK
- a CDS encoding DUF695 domain-containing protein, yielding MEEKLDYKSFWEWFLTKEKDFYKIVEKGDQEAIEKDFFDSIAPKLSQINEGYYFLTGMSDDSTAELILTADGEIKNIVFIEELIEVAPKLDHWKFTALKPAMDIKNVHVTMGDYPFTKDNIFFYSNEQEEYPDEIDLVFVYDGNAENKDAITTGICIFLDNFLGELNFATQIDTFTVVGRDQAKKELVPIEKLKDFLSWREREFTEKYKSVIREEVEDKFSILRASLNNEKPLIACMNLPLLNYDAKASYPWVSVLKFHYNGENNDGLPEKEDFEKLGDIEDKAIEDLKEKGYLYIGRETADNSKESYFAGKDFREISKVFKTIKDSNSEYKISFSIFKDKYWQYFKYYNNAV
- a CDS encoding MBL fold metallo-hydrolase — its product is MKLYPIQCGKFKLDGGAMFGVVPKSLWEKTNPADEKNLIELGTRSLLIEDGKKLILVDCGLGNKQDDKFFGHYSLWGDDTLDKNLKKYGFVKEDITDVFLTHLHFDHCGGAIEWNDERTGYRPAFKNAQFWTNENHWQWATEPNAREKASFLKENIMPMQESGQLNFLPLPTTGNYGFAPDLKMDVIFVDGHTEKQMLPVIQYQEKTVVFAADLIPTAGHINQVYVMGYDTRPLLTLEEKGKFLKQCVDNEYLLFFEHDAHNELASLKMTEKGVRLDETFSFNDVFGY
- a CDS encoding BCCT family transporter, which translates into the protein MNFQNVRSTFNKGVTIPSLIFIIGTCFLSAVYPKPTENILNEIKQFIFINLNWVYVWSVTLFVIFLVYLLFSKYANIKLGANDSKPEYSFFSWISMLFAAGMGIGLIYFSVAEPMQHYSSEVFADNHYVSRAKQAQLYTFFHWGIHAWAIYGVVGLSLSYFAYRYRLPLSLRSCFYPLLKNRINGKWGNAIDVFALCCTFFGITTTLGFGVVQISSGLNILHITPENSFTYQIIIVVTLVSLSVISAISGVGKGVKILSNINVISVIALLLFVLIMGPTVYLIGSFTEGLGNYINNFFNLTFNTHVYEKNALPWFYDWTILYWAWWISWSPYVGLFIARISKGRTIKEFILAVLILPTLFNFIWMSVFGNSAIWFDLNIANGQLSQFASDPDALMFRFLEYLPLSEFTGFFVILIILIFFVTSADSGIFVMNSIATKNASKSPKWQIVFWGVLLAVLSLLLLNVGGLKALQSMTLITALPFSIVVILFIVSLMKGLVIDQKYYDRNFSVSTVPWSGEFWKERLKNIVSFKDNASVDGFIKVKAKEAFTDLQQEFAANGIEANINHHENPVRIEIEIHQGVVNNFVYGVENKIKTVSEHMMNEENLPDLDNNKTHYPRSYFGDGREGYDVQYFTKNELISDVLKHYERFLEIISEERNEMFISSNANENKD
- the ruvB gene encoding Holliday junction branch migration DNA helicase RuvB, which encodes MPDFLHPDKENYSREELMQEEQIRPQSFKDFAGQRKTLENLEVFVTAAKRRGGALDHVLLHGPPGLGKTTLANIIANELGVNCKITSGPVLDKPGSLAGLLTNLEENDVLFIDEIHRLSPVVEEYLYSAMEDYKIDIMLETGPNARSVQIGLNPFTLVGATTRSGMLTKPMLARFGIQSRLEYYSIELLSVIIQRSARVLGVVIYEDAAIEIARRSRGTPRIANALLRRVRDFAEIKGNGEIEINITKYALNSLNVDEFGLDEMDNKIMRVMIENFKGKPVGISALATSIGENPETLEEVYEPFLIQEGFIIRTPRGREVTDKAYQHLSISRPRNPGELF